From Panicum hallii strain FIL2 chromosome 2, PHallii_v3.1, whole genome shotgun sequence, a single genomic window includes:
- the LOC112881925 gene encoding uncharacterized protein LOC112881925, protein MASSARNIMFRRLKTLTISPAPASGATTQHHQLQQRAPVSGTAKGKGKLKAGQPLKRSTIGAKKGTPSTGGGGGGGGRGRREAMERITQISESCLNASTPLRHLPPKERLREAKREELGLVSKERQRELDIAKVKAKAKSKGTGADDGDRVLMGPPGLDYISLGLVDEDAIPKYELTVEDGRRLAKEYSRVLMRRHRARQTAESTLLTLKKEAIAALPEKLQAAASIPDMTPFPANRYMATLTPPIEGYIEKVRDAAKKHSVKEKLR, encoded by the coding sequence ATGGCTTCAAGTGCACGAAATATCATGTTTCGGCGTCTCAAGACACTAACTATAAGCCCTGCACCGGCATCTGGTGCGACCACTCAGCATCACCAGCTTCAGCAGCGCGCACCAGTGAGTGGCACAGCCAAAGGAAAGGGTAAGCTCAAAGCTGGCCAGCCTTTGAAGCGTTCCACCATTGGAGCAAAGAAAGGGACACCTTCCactggtggaggtggaggtggaggtggccggGGACGTCGTGAGGCCATGGAGCGCATTACCCAGATTTCAGAGTCTTGTCTCAATGCATCTACGCCCCTGCGGCACTTGCCTCCCAAGGAGCGTCTTCGTGAGGCCAAACGTGAGGAGCTTGGACTTGTCTCCAAGGAGAGGCAACGCGAGCTTGATATAGCCAAGGTCAAAGCTAAAGCCAAATCCAAAGGTACTGGTGCAGATGATGGGGACCGTGTGCTCATGGGTCCACCAGGCCTTGACTATATCAGTCTTGGGCTGGTTGATGAGGATGCAATCCCCAAGTATGAGCTCACAGTCGAGGATGGTCGGCGACTTGCCAAAGAATACAGTCGTGTGCTAATGCGGCGGCACCGTGCAAGACAAACAGCAGAGTCAACGCTTCTGACGCTCAAAAAGGAGGCCATTGCTGCGCTCCCTGAGAAGCTGCAAGCTGCTGCTTCGATACCTGACATGACACCTTTCCCTGCAAACCGGTACATGGCGACACTCACACCACCAATTGAAGGGTATATTGAGAAGGTGCGGGACGCTGCCAAGAAGCACTCTGTGAAAGAGAAACTTCGCTGA
- the LOC112881924 gene encoding uncharacterized protein LOC112881924, which yields MDFSNLKSLNPLPPPPLVSCVRRLLGTLMAAQNPRSRRVSQGGGLPLPADALYEILLRFPARDLCRLCAVCRPWRCLLSDPHFVAAAHAARHPEPPLILAGYNTALQDDGIICDVMDLSGRVVKRVRTTGDDTGGKECVISIEAGLICTSKGTEWSSRLLNLATGAVRALPDPEGLAEEPAAHELDTTYLFADAMLGQVPSTGKYKVLRVLEHFNHHEGKLYEVCAMDRGSNAWWTGKKPVPRTVCLGLWLTVVVNGIVYFFYDEQDQAQDPALDRIASFDIGIEEWRASLRGPLSSIVDADVWPNRRSCTDELTMAALNGCLVVWSIAI from the exons ATGGACTTCTCCAATCTCAAGTCGCTCAACCccctccccccgccgccgctcgt ATCCTGCGTGCGGCGCCTCCTGGGCACGTTGATGGCGGCCCAGAACCCGCGCTCCCGGCGGGTCTCGCAGGGCGGCGGCCTGCCCTTGCCGGCCGACGCGCTGTACGAGATCCTGCTGCGCTTCCCGGCCAGGGACCTCTGCCGCCTCTGCGCCGTCTGCCGCCCGTGGCGCTGCCTCCTCTCCGACCCGCacttcgtcgccgccgcccacgcggCCCGCCACCCTGAACCGCCCCTGATCCTCGCCGGCTACAACACGGCGCTTCAAGACGACGGAATCATCTGCGACGTCATGGACCTCTCCGGGCGCGTCGTCAAGCGGGTCCGCACGACGGGGGATGACACAGGCGGGAAAGAGTGCGTGATATCCATAGAAGCCGGCCTCATCTGCACTTCGAAAGGGACCGAGTGGAGCTCCCGATTGCTCAACCTGGCCACGGGAGCTGTACGTGCCCTGCCTGATCCTGAAGGATTGGCGGAAGAACCTGCGGCACACGAGCTGGACACCACTTATTTATTTGCCGATGCTATGTTGGGGCAAGTTCCCTCGACAGGGAAGTACAAGGTCCTTCGTGTGCTTGAACATTTCAATCACCATGAAGGGAAGCTGTACGAGGTCTGCGCCATGGATAGGGGCAGCAATGCTTGGTGGACGGGAAAGAAGCCCGTACCAAGAACTGTTTGTTTGGGCCTCTGGTTAACTGTGGTCGTCAACGGGATTGTATACTTCTTCTATGATGAGCAAGATCAAGCACAAGATCCTGCACTGGACCGCATAGCTTCCTTTGACATTGGGATTGAAGAGTGGAGGGCAAGTCTGCGAGGACCCCTAAGCAGCATTGTGGATGCTGATGTTTGGCCCAACCGTCGATCCTGTACTGATGAGCTCACAATGGCTGCCTTGAATGGCTGCTTAGTTGTGTGGTCCATCGCCATTTAA
- the LOC112880875 gene encoding uncharacterized protein LOC112880875, whose protein sequence is MSFKAHTALRRPTSEPPAAHRRRRGPRCRPAGPRAALPAAARTSAPRPPDPKPRRPEIPHRGTAARRRPAGPHGRPEARCRPRAWSHSAAPWPADAPRPADAPRAPAATPRSHAAASRPAAATRTPAATPEVPRRGIEARCRPPGPT, encoded by the coding sequence ATGTCGTTCAAGGCCCACACAGCACTTCGCCGCCCCACGTCCGAGCCCCCCGCTGCCCACCGCCGCCGACGCGgcccccgctgccgccccgcGGGCCCCCGCGCGGCTCTACCCGCGGCCGCGCGCACGTCTGCCCCGCGGCCTCCTGACCCTAAGCCACGCCGCCCTGAGATCCCACACCGCGGCAccgcagcccgccgccgccccgcgggcCCCCACGGCCGCCCCGAGGCCCGCTGCCGCCCCCGAGCGTGGTCCCACTCCGCGGCACCATGGCCCGCCGACGCCCCGCGGCCCGCCGACGCCCCACgggcccccgccgccaccccgaGGTCCCACGCCGCGGCCTcgaggcccgccgccgccacgcggacccccgccgccacccccgaGGTCCCACGCCGTGGCATCGAGGCCCGCTGCCGCCCCCCAGGCCCCACGTAG